One window of the Nicotiana tabacum cultivar K326 chromosome 4, ASM71507v2, whole genome shotgun sequence genome contains the following:
- the LOC107781793 gene encoding calcium sensing receptor, chloroplastic, whose amino-acid sequence MALRASATAKSPLPPPSSSPTKIFNFPTLSQKPEFTSKSVSLSLSTSTALFLFPLFTATHEARALSLPKEDIVSSLNQVESAVNQAQQVGSNIFDAASRVIGPVIEFVKPGIDVALPLVKQAGEEVLKNASPVISDASKKAQEAMQSAGMDTQPVMTAAKTIVDAAQQTSKVIEGAKPIASSTVETISSTDPAIIAVAGGSLFLAYLLLPPVFSALSFSLRGYKGELTPAQTLDQMCSKNYVLIDIRTEKDKDKAGIPRLPSSAKNNMIQIPLEDLPSKLRGLVRNAKKVEAELVALKISYLKKINKGSNIVIMDSYSDSAKTVAKTLTSLGFKNCWIMTDGFSGGRGWLQSRLGTDSYNFSFAQVLSPSRVIPAAARRFGTTGTVKLLSGDSD is encoded by the exons ATGGCGCTTAGAGCTTCAGCCACCGCAAAATCACCTCTTCCTCCGCCTTCTTCTTCACCTACGAAAATCTTTAATTTCCCTACACTCTCCCAGAAACCGGAATTCACTTCAAAATCTGTGTCTTTATCGCTCTCTACATCAACTGCTCTTTTCCTCTTTCCTCTCTTCACTGCTACCCATGAAGCCAGGGCACTCAGCTTACCCAAGGAAGATATTGTCTCTTCCCTTAATCAG GTAGAATCTGCAGTTAATCAAGCTCAACAGGTTGGTTCGAACATCTTTGATGCTGCAAGCCGAGTGATTGGGCCCGTAATTGAATTTGTGAAGCCCGGGATTGATGTGGCATTGCCTTTAGTAAAGCAGGCAGGAGAGGAAGTTTTGAAGAATGCTTCTCCTGTCATATCCGATGCCTCTAAGAAAGCCCAAGAGGCAATGCAGAGTGCTGGCATGGACACTCAGCCAGTGATGACTGCAGCTAAG ACAATTGTTGATGCTGCTCAACAGACATCCAAGGTGATCGAAGGGGCCAAACCAATCGCCTCATCCACAGTTGAAACAATTTCATCAACTGATCCAGCTATTATTGCAGTGGCCGGTGGCTCATTATTCCTTGCATATCTTTTACTTCCCCCAGTTTTCTCCGCTCTCTCTTTCAGCCTTCGTGGTTACAAGG GTGAACTAACTCCTGCTCAAACACTGGACCAGATGTGTTCTAAGAATTATGTCTTGATTGATATTAGAACAGAGAAGGACAAGGATAAGGCTGGAATTCCTCGTCTTCCATCTAGTGCTAAAAACAATATGATTCAAATCCC TTTGGAAGATTTACCGAGCAAACTAAGGGGTCTTGTGAGAAATGCGAAGAAAGTGGAAGCTGAATTAGTAGCTCTGAAGATATCATACCTCAAGAAAATCAACAAAGGGTCTAACATTGTGATAATGGACTC GTACTCTGATTCAGCTAAAACAGTTGCTAAAACACTGACGAGCCTTGGCTTTAAGAACTGCTGGATCATGACTGATGGCTTCTCTGGAGGGAGGGGTTGGTTGCAGAGTCGGCTGGGAACAGATTCTTACAACTTTTCTTTTGCTCAAGTTTTATCACCATCAAGAGTCATACCAGCAGCAGCTAGACGTTTTGGTACAACAGGCACTGTCAAATTGCTTTCAGGGGATAGTGATTAA
- the LOC107781794 gene encoding protein CHAPERONE-LIKE PROTEIN OF POR1, chloroplastic has protein sequence MATTLISKPTLSSAFLGQQLSSRGNSKRSAPSGLFLRGPRCAATDTPYGGNIPQFPRVNVWDPYKRLGISRDASEEEVWSSRNFLLNQYYNHERSAESIEAAFEKILMASFINRKKTKINLKTRLKKKVEESPPWVQNLLSFVELPPPVIILRRLFLFGFMACWSVMNSAEAGPAFQVAISFGACVYFLNDKTKSVGRAALIGFGALVAGWFCGSLLVPMIPPNLLQPTWSLELLTSLFIYVSLFLGCTFLK, from the exons ATGGCGACAACTCTCATCTCGAAACCTACCCTTTCCTCTGCTTTCCTCGGCCAACAACT TTCGAGTAGAGGAAATTCAAAGAGGTCGGCACCCTCTGGTTTGTTTCTCAGGGGCCCAAGATGTGCGGCGACGGATACTCCTTATGGAG GTAATATTCCGCAATTTCCTCGAGTGAATGTTTGGGATCCGTACAAACGTCTTGGAATAAGTCGCGATGCTTCTGAGGAAGAAGTTTGGAGCTCACGCAACTTTTTGTTAAACCAGTATTATAATCACGAGAGAAGTGCAGAATCAATTGAAGCTGCCTTTGAGAAGATATTAATGGCAAGCTTCATAAATAGAAAGAAGACAAAGATTAACTTGAAAACAAGGCTAAAAAAGAAAGTCGAGGAATCTCCCCCTTGGGTTCAGAACCTCCTCAGTTTTGTGGAACTTCCACCGCCTGTAATTATTTTGAGGAGATTATTCCTCTTTGGATTCATGGCGTGCTGGAGTGTGATGAACTCTGCTGAAGCTGGACCTGCATTCCAG GTAGCTATATCTTTTGGAGCTTGTGTGTACTTCCTTAATGACAAGACAAAGAGCGTAGGAAGAGCTGCTCTTATAGG GTTTGGAGCCCTAGTGgctggttggttttgtggttcaCTGTTGGTTCCCATGATCCCTCCAAATCTGTTGCAACCAACTTGGAGTCTTGAACTCTTAACATCTCTCTTTATTTATGTCTCCTTGTTTCTGGGCTGTACTTTTCTCAAATGA
- the LOC107781800 gene encoding tetraspanin-8, which yields MVRVSNLIITFLNCVTLAVSLVAIGFSIWLHFNGSATLCQKVFQKPLLILGISLLVVSVLGLVGSCYRVTFFLWIYLFLLFLLIVGLLCFSVFAILVTNKNVSRALSGRGYMEVKFGDYSHWLQKYVFNAENWEEIKSCLVDTKFCQRLPTGKGADFYKYSLSATQSSCCKPPTYCGLEFHNATYWTLPIAGPAVPDNDCKIWSNVQTELCFNCQSCKIAFLDNIKKDWKKVSLINFGLFLLVLIVYCVGCCALRNNKSKGYHRHKPYP from the exons ATGGTCCGAGTAAGCAACTTGATAATCACATTCCTTAATTGTGTGACCCTAGCGGTTTCACTTGTCGCCATAGGGTTTTCAATTTGGCTCCATTTTAACGGCAGTGCTACACTTTGCCAAAAAGTGTTTCAGAAGCCTTTGTTAATACTGGGAATTTCTCTACTGGTTGTTTCTGTGCTGGGATTGGTTGGGTCTTGTTACCGAGTCACGTTTTTCCTGTGGATATATTTGTTTTTGCTGTTTTTGCTCATCGTAGGGTTGCTTTGTTTCTCGGTGTTCGCTATTTTGGTCACAAATAAAAACGTGAGCAGGGCTTTGTCTGGGAGAGGTTATATGGAAGTCAAGTTTGGAGATTACTCACACTGGTTGCAGAAGTATGTGTTTAATGCTGAGAATTGGGAGGAGATTAAGAGTTGTTTGGTTGATACGAAATTCTGTCAACGTTTACCTACTGGCAAAGGCGCTGACTTCTACAAATATAGCCTCTCTGCTACTCAG TCGAGTTGCTGTAAGCCACCCACTTACTGCGGCTTAGAGTTCCACAACGCTACCTACTGGACCTTGCCCATAGCAGGGCCGGCCGTACCAGATAATGACTGCAAAATATGGAGCAATGTACAAACAGAGCTCTGCTTCAACTGCCAATCATGTAAGATAGCATTCCTTGACAACATCAAGAAAGATTGGAAGAAAGTGTCCCTCATCAACTTTGGCCTCTTCCTTCTAGTCCTCATTGTTTATTGCGTTGGCTGCTGCGCTCTCAGGAACAATAAATCAAAGGGATACCATAGGCATAAACCATACCCATGA